In Cyanobacteriota bacterium, the DNA window GCATAAGCGGCTATATCGCTTAATAGACTTCAAGCGGGATAAGCGTAACATTCCAGCCAAGGTTATGGCTATTGAGTACGATCCTAACCGTAATGCTCGCATTGCCTTGCTGTACTACCAAGACGGTGAAAAACGTTACATTATTCATCCCCTTGATCTGAAGGTTGGCGCAACGGTGATTGCAGGGCCTGATGCCCCGATCGAGATTGGAAACGCACTGCCACTGTACAAGATGCCTTTGGGTACAAAGGTGCATAATGTTGAGCTTGTCCCTGGAAGGGGGGCGCAAATGGCTCGAGCGGCAGGTGCAGTTGCTGAGGTGGCTGCTAAGGAAGGTGACTTTGTGTCTCTCAAGTTGCCCTCTAGTGAAGTGCGTAAGGTGCGGCGAGACTGCTACGCCACGGTTGGGCAAGTAGGTAATGTTGAAGACCGTAACCAAAGCTTGGGCAAGGCTGGTCGCAAGCGCCATATTGGTCGTCGTCCGGAAGTGCGCGGTAGTGTTATGAACCCAGTGGATCACCCCCACGGTGGTGGCGAAGGCTGTGCTCCGATCGGTAGACCTGCACCTGTGACTCCTTGGGGCAAGCCTGCCCTGGGCTACAAAACTCGGAAACGCAATAAGCCTAGTAATGCTCTGATCGTCCGTCGCCGACGTAAGTCCTCTAAGCGTGGTCGTGGTGGCCGCGAAAGTTAACTACCTAGATATCTCAAATGTCTTCTGTGTCAACCCTTTGAAGCTAATGTGTGGAATCTAGAACTATGGCTCGTTCTCTCAAAAAAGGTCCCTTCGTTGCTGATCACTTGCTGAGAAAAGTAGAAGCCCTGAATGCCAAAGGCGAAAAGCAAGTTATTAAAACATGGTCGCGGGCATCTACCATTTTGCCCCAGATGATTGGTCACACGATCGCTGTTCATAATGGCAAGCAGCATGTGCCTGTCTTTATTAGCGATCAGATGGTAGGGCATAAGCTAGGGGAATTCGCTCCTACTCGCACCTACAGGGGGCATACCAAAGCAGATAAGAAGGCAAAACGATAGGGAGAATGATATGGCTGTCCAAATACCTGGTGAAGTTAGAGCCTCGGCCCGTTACATACGGATGTCGCCCAACAAGGTGCGGCGAGTTCTGGATCAGATTCGAGGGCGTTCCTACCGAGAGGCTCTGATTATTCTTGAATTCATGCCCTATCGAGCCTGTGAGCCAGTTTTGAAGGTACTGCGATCGGCGGTAGCTAACGCTGAGCACAATCAAGGGTACAACCCCGCCAGCTTAGTGGTTAGTCAAGCCTATGCTGATCAAGGCCCTAGCCTACGACGATATCGCCCCCGTGCTCAGGGTCGGGCCTATCAAATTCGTAAGCCTACCTGCCACATCACCATCACCGTTGCACCTGGTGAAGACAATTAGCTAGATTCGCTCGCTATTTTCCCCGCCATCCTCTTACAGCCAACTGCACAGATTCAATTATGGGACAGAAGATTCATCCAATCGGCTTTCGCCTTGGCACTACCCAAGAGCATCGCTCTCGGTGGTTTGCTGAACCTAACCATTACCCAGCAACGCTGCGGGAAGATTTCCAGATTCGTCAGTTCTTTGAGCGCAATCCCCTCAAGTTAAAGAGCCTGGAAAATCCTAGTATTTCTTACATTCGCATCGAGCGCAAAGCCGATCAAGTTGACCTAGAGATTCACACTGCTCGGCCTGGTGTGGTGGTGGGGCGCTCAGGGCAGGAAATTGAAGCCATTCGCACCAACCTGCAAAAGTATTTGGGCAGCGGCGATCGCCAAATACGCATTAATGTCATCGAAGTTGCTCGGGTTGATGCTGATGCCAACCTAATTGCTGACTACATCTCCCAGCAACTAGAGAAGCGGGTTTCGTTCCGTCGTGTTGTGCGCGAGGCCATCAAGCGTGCCCAAAGAGCAGGTGTTCAGGGCATCAAGATTCAAATCAGCGGTCGCCTCAATGGCGCAGAAATTGCCCGTACTGAATGGACTCGTGAAGGCCGAGTGCCTCTCCATACCCTGCGGGCAGATATTGACTATGCCTACCGAACTGCCCAAACCATTTATGGGATTTTAGGTATTAAAGTTTGGGTGTTCAAGGGAGAAGTGATTCCTGGAGCAGAGGAGGTTGCACCTGCTACCCCAGCCCAGCCACGTCGTCGCCAGCAGCATCGCCGTCAACAGTTTGAGGATCGTTCCAACGAGGGGTAATTAGTCATGCTAAGTCCAAGACGAACTAAATTCCGGAAGCAGCAGCGCGGTCGAATGCGAGGTCAAGCAACCCGTGGCAACACCATTAATTTTGGTGACTTTGCACTACAGGCACAAGAGCCAGCCTGGATTACATCTCGCCAGATTGAGGCTAGCCGCCGAGCTATGAACCGCTATATTCGCCGGGGCGGAAAAATTTGGATTCGCATCTTCCCAGATAAGCCCGTGACCATGCGACCAGCAGAAACTCGCATGGGATCAGGTAA includes these proteins:
- the rplB gene encoding 50S ribosomal protein L2, whose product is MGIRTFRPYTPGTRQRAVPDFAEITRDEPEKSLTISKHRRKGRNNRGVITCRHRGGGHKRLYRLIDFKRDKRNIPAKVMAIEYDPNRNARIALLYYQDGEKRYIIHPLDLKVGATVIAGPDAPIEIGNALPLYKMPLGTKVHNVELVPGRGAQMARAAGAVAEVAAKEGDFVSLKLPSSEVRKVRRDCYATVGQVGNVEDRNQSLGKAGRKRHIGRRPEVRGSVMNPVDHPHGGGEGCAPIGRPAPVTPWGKPALGYKTRKRNKPSNALIVRRRRKSSKRGRGGRES
- the rpsS gene encoding 30S ribosomal protein S19; the protein is MARSLKKGPFVADHLLRKVEALNAKGEKQVIKTWSRASTILPQMIGHTIAVHNGKQHVPVFISDQMVGHKLGEFAPTRTYRGHTKADKKAKR
- the rplV gene encoding 50S ribosomal protein L22 translates to MAVQIPGEVRASARYIRMSPNKVRRVLDQIRGRSYREALIILEFMPYRACEPVLKVLRSAVANAEHNQGYNPASLVVSQAYADQGPSLRRYRPRAQGRAYQIRKPTCHITITVAPGEDN
- the rpsC gene encoding 30S ribosomal protein S3 translates to MGQKIHPIGFRLGTTQEHRSRWFAEPNHYPATLREDFQIRQFFERNPLKLKSLENPSISYIRIERKADQVDLEIHTARPGVVVGRSGQEIEAIRTNLQKYLGSGDRQIRINVIEVARVDADANLIADYISQQLEKRVSFRRVVREAIKRAQRAGVQGIKIQISGRLNGAEIARTEWTREGRVPLHTLRADIDYAYRTAQTIYGILGIKVWVFKGEVIPGAEEVAPATPAQPRRRQQHRRQQFEDRSNEG
- the rplP gene encoding 50S ribosomal protein L16, whose product is MLSPRRTKFRKQQRGRMRGQATRGNTINFGDFALQAQEPAWITSRQIEASRRAMNRYIRRGGKIWIRIFPDKPVTMRPAETRMGSGKGNPEFWVAVVKPGRILFEIGGVSEEVAREAMRLAAYKLPIKTKFLVREAEHTGQEASGEVVTNVAVEG